A stretch of Malus sylvestris chromosome 11, drMalSylv7.2, whole genome shotgun sequence DNA encodes these proteins:
- the LOC126588262 gene encoding ribonuclease 3-like protein 2 isoform X2: MKLFTTSASLDRELQPSLEMKDSVTAMEKIVGHNFKNKRLLEEALTHSSITYFPSYKRLAVLGDAALGLAMSKHLFRAYPNMDQGKFSELRSANVSKRKFACAAVKHGFYDYLRHNSPALDNEVREFAREVSIWNGKNEATLVYDGAIQPSRVLAEIVESVAAAIYVDLNYDLDKLWMGSRNDTKNLSIACVRVNGYIIASASCKHMEIARLSAARTALSELSNSFGISCKSVKVVNENEAKQNLNVLCDKKRIPKPTYKVKESGPAQAKRFVSSVEIATSELKMMGDERSTKTDAENSAAALMIVGLLQSDAMANTKEAANSRIGYFPSVLYRLWVMIRWLTRLLVFCFKGISLLVIFFTVVKLVIG, from the exons ATGAAACTCTTCACTACCTCAGCGTCCCTCGATCGCGAGCTTCAACCATCGCTAGAAATGAAAGATTCAGTTACGGCCATGGAGAAAATCGTAGGTcacaacttcaagaacaagaGGCTCCTAGAGGAAGCTCTCACACACTCCTCCATCACTTACTTTCCCTCGTATAAGCGTCTCGCGGTGCTCGGCGACGCCGCCCTTGGCCTCGCTATGAGTAAGCACCTCTTTCGTGCTTACCCCAATATGGATCAAGGCAAATTCTCAGAGCTCCGCTCCGCCAATGTTAGTAAGCGGAAGTTCGCATGCGCCGCTGTAAAACATGGTTTTTATGACTACCTTCGCCACAATTCACCTGCTCTCGATAATGAG GTAAGGGAGTTTGCCAGAGAGGTATCGATATGGAATGGAAAAAATGAGGCGACGCTTGTATATGATGGGGCTATACAACCCAGTCGTGTTCTTGCTGAAATTGTGGAGTCAGTGGCAGCTGCTATATACGTTGACTTGAACTATGATCTGGACAAACTATGGATG GGGTCGAGAAATGATACCAAAAATTTAAGTATTGCTTGTGTACGTGTTAATGGTTACATCATTGCCTCGGCTTCTTGTAAGCATATGGAAATTGCAAGGCTTTCTGCTGCAAGAACAGCTCTATCTGAGTTGTCCAATTCATTCGGCATAAGCTGTAAGTCGGTTAAAGTTGTTAATGAAAATGAAGCTAAACAGAATTTGAATGTGCTTTGTGACAAGAAGAGGATCCCTAAACCAACTTACAA AGTGAAAGAATCTGGTCCTGCACAGGCGAAGAGATTTGTATCATCAGTTGAAATTGCAACTTCAGAGCTAAAAATGATGGGAGATGAAAGGTCGACAAAAACAGATGCGGAGAATTCTGCGGCTGCCTTGATGATCGTTGGTTTACTACAATCTGATGCTATGGCCAACACCAAAGAAGCAGCCAATAGTAGGATTGGTTATTTTCCATCAGTACTCTACAGACTTTGGGTTATGATTCGTTGGCTGACAAGGCTGcttgttttttgtttcaagGGAATAAGTCTGTTAGTTATTTTCTTTACTGTGGTCAAATTAGTTATTGGGTAG
- the LOC126588262 gene encoding ribonuclease 3-like protein 2 isoform X1: MKLFTTSASLDRELQPSLEMKDSVTAMEKIVGHNFKNKRLLEEALTHSSITYFPSYKRLAVLGDAALGLAMSKHLFRAYPNMDQGKFSELRSANVSKRKFACAAVKHGFYDYLRHNSPALDNEVREFAREVSIWNGKNEATLVYDGAIQPSRVLAEIVESVAAAIYVDLNYDLDKLWMKFKHLLEPIVTLEGLPDHPVTVLFKLCQKHGMHVEIQGSRNDTKNLSIACVRVNGYIIASASCKHMEIARLSAARTALSELSNSFGISCKSVKVVNENEAKQNLNVLCDKKRIPKPTYKVKESGPAQAKRFVSSVEIATSELKMMGDERSTKTDAENSAAALMIVGLLQSDAMANTKEAANSRIGYFPSVLYRLWVMIRWLTRLLVFCFKGISLLVIFFTVVKLVIG; this comes from the exons ATGAAACTCTTCACTACCTCAGCGTCCCTCGATCGCGAGCTTCAACCATCGCTAGAAATGAAAGATTCAGTTACGGCCATGGAGAAAATCGTAGGTcacaacttcaagaacaagaGGCTCCTAGAGGAAGCTCTCACACACTCCTCCATCACTTACTTTCCCTCGTATAAGCGTCTCGCGGTGCTCGGCGACGCCGCCCTTGGCCTCGCTATGAGTAAGCACCTCTTTCGTGCTTACCCCAATATGGATCAAGGCAAATTCTCAGAGCTCCGCTCCGCCAATGTTAGTAAGCGGAAGTTCGCATGCGCCGCTGTAAAACATGGTTTTTATGACTACCTTCGCCACAATTCACCTGCTCTCGATAATGAG GTAAGGGAGTTTGCCAGAGAGGTATCGATATGGAATGGAAAAAATGAGGCGACGCTTGTATATGATGGGGCTATACAACCCAGTCGTGTTCTTGCTGAAATTGTGGAGTCAGTGGCAGCTGCTATATACGTTGACTTGAACTATGATCTGGACAAACTATGGATG AAATTCAAGCATCTTTTGGAGCCTATAGTTACTCTCGAGGGATTGCCAGATCACCCTGTGACAGTGTTGTTTAAGCTTTGCCAAAAGCATGGAATGCATGTTGAAATCCAGGGGTCGAGAAATGATACCAAAAATTTAAGTATTGCTTGTGTACGTGTTAATGGTTACATCATTGCCTCGGCTTCTTGTAAGCATATGGAAATTGCAAGGCTTTCTGCTGCAAGAACAGCTCTATCTGAGTTGTCCAATTCATTCGGCATAAGCTGTAAGTCGGTTAAAGTTGTTAATGAAAATGAAGCTAAACAGAATTTGAATGTGCTTTGTGACAAGAAGAGGATCCCTAAACCAACTTACAA AGTGAAAGAATCTGGTCCTGCACAGGCGAAGAGATTTGTATCATCAGTTGAAATTGCAACTTCAGAGCTAAAAATGATGGGAGATGAAAGGTCGACAAAAACAGATGCGGAGAATTCTGCGGCTGCCTTGATGATCGTTGGTTTACTACAATCTGATGCTATGGCCAACACCAAAGAAGCAGCCAATAGTAGGATTGGTTATTTTCCATCAGTACTCTACAGACTTTGGGTTATGATTCGTTGGCTGACAAGGCTGcttgttttttgtttcaagGGAATAAGTCTGTTAGTTATTTTCTTTACTGTGGTCAAATTAGTTATTGGGTAG